From the genome of Desulfuribacillus stibiiarsenatis, one region includes:
- a CDS encoding DUF1292 domain-containing protein → MSNCEHDYEHDHECEESTVVLTDEDGNEHEFELLTILEVDNTNYAVLLPLEIPEGEDGEDFEEEAIILRINQDEEGNDVLQEIEDDAEWDKVAAEYDKLAEEDEE, encoded by the coding sequence ATGTCAAATTGTGAACATGATTATGAGCATGACCACGAGTGTGAAGAATCAACAGTAGTATTAACAGATGAAGATGGTAACGAGCATGAATTTGAGTTGTTAACTATTCTTGAAGTAGATAACACGAATTATGCGGTTTTACTACCTTTAGAAATTCCTGAAGGTGAAGATGGAGAAGATTTTGAAGAAGAAGCAATCATCTTAAGAATCAATCAAGATGAAGAAGGTAATGATGTATTACAAGAAATCGAAGATGATGCAGAATGGGATAAAGTAGCTGCAGAATACGATAAATTAGCAGAAGAAGACGAAGAATAA
- the alaS gene encoding alanine--tRNA ligase — protein MKSLKAKEVRKRYLEFFASKGHEIVPSAPLVPIDDPTLLWINCGMAPLKKYFDGREIPENPRIANSQKSIRTNDIENVGRTARHHTFFEMLGNFSIGDYFKRESIHWAWEFLTKEMELDIERLSVTIHPEDEEAFDIWHQELGVPKERIIRLTDNFWDIGEGPCGPNSEIFFDRGESFSCGDPECKAGCDCERYLEIWNLVFSQYNHNKDGSYTPLPKKNIDTGMGLERMASVLQQVDTNYETDLLRPIIDHAAMLANKQYKVQREFDIAFNVIADHARTVTFAVSEGVLPSNEGRGYVIRRLLRRAVRFGKVLGFQEAFLYKLAPVVADIMEDYYPEIKTKLDFVQKVIRTEEDRFRETLNDGLVILQNMIDDFKTKGVSVIGGQDAFKLYDTYGFPVDLTEDLAEENGFTVDKEGFETYMQEQRERARNARQDENSMNVQGGDLAEFKEASEFVGYSNLNTDSSVLGLFINREKTNFASVDQECQIILDRTPFYAESGGQAADVGYIKGKDGVGKVVDVQKGPNGQHVHKVFIEQGTIQLNESVVATVDGEHRKQIIKNHTATHILHKALKEVLGDHVNQAGSQVSSDRLRFDFSHLSAVTQEELRRIERIVNEQIWESTQVNCQITDIETAKQKGATALFGEKYGNEVRVVSVGDYSMELCGGCHVDNTAEIGLFKIASEYGIGAGIRRIEAFTSKKAFSFFDEKYTMMEDIANQLKTKVDDMPKRVSQVLDELRSAQKENESLKGKLSHYEASGLIDQIQDVNGVPILAQVIENVDMDELRIVVDELKQKVTSGVILLGSTKQDKVSLVAYVTKDFIAKGVHAGNLIKEIATICGGGGGGRPDMAQAGGKDPSKLSAAIEKVSEVVLGQIK, from the coding sequence GTGAAGTCACTGAAAGCAAAAGAAGTTCGAAAGAGGTATCTCGAATTTTTTGCTTCTAAAGGTCATGAAATTGTGCCAAGCGCACCACTAGTTCCAATTGATGATCCAACATTACTATGGATTAACTGTGGGATGGCACCATTAAAGAAATATTTTGATGGACGTGAAATACCTGAAAATCCACGAATTGCAAATTCTCAAAAATCAATTCGTACAAATGATATAGAGAACGTTGGGCGTACTGCTAGGCACCATACGTTTTTTGAGATGCTTGGAAACTTTTCTATTGGCGATTATTTCAAAAGAGAATCGATTCATTGGGCATGGGAATTCCTAACCAAAGAAATGGAACTTGATATTGAACGATTATCAGTGACAATTCATCCTGAGGACGAAGAAGCATTTGACATTTGGCATCAGGAGTTAGGGGTTCCGAAGGAAAGAATTATCCGCCTAACAGACAATTTCTGGGATATTGGAGAGGGACCTTGCGGACCGAATTCAGAGATTTTCTTTGACCGCGGGGAAAGTTTTTCTTGCGGAGATCCAGAATGCAAAGCTGGATGTGACTGTGAACGATATTTAGAAATATGGAACCTCGTATTTAGCCAATATAATCATAATAAAGACGGCAGTTATACGCCACTACCGAAAAAGAACATTGATACTGGTATGGGTCTTGAGCGTATGGCTTCTGTATTACAGCAAGTAGATACGAACTATGAGACGGACTTATTACGTCCAATTATAGACCATGCGGCAATGCTAGCTAATAAACAATACAAAGTCCAAAGGGAATTCGATATTGCCTTTAATGTAATTGCTGACCATGCACGTACTGTTACATTTGCCGTTTCTGAGGGTGTATTACCAAGTAATGAAGGTCGCGGTTATGTAATCCGTCGCTTATTACGTAGGGCAGTCCGTTTCGGTAAAGTGCTTGGATTCCAAGAGGCGTTTTTATATAAGTTAGCGCCAGTTGTGGCTGACATCATGGAAGATTATTATCCGGAAATAAAAACAAAGCTAGATTTTGTGCAGAAAGTAATTCGTACGGAAGAGGATCGTTTCCGCGAGACCTTAAATGATGGACTAGTGATTCTTCAGAACATGATCGACGACTTTAAAACAAAAGGCGTATCTGTAATCGGTGGACAAGATGCCTTTAAGCTATATGATACTTACGGTTTTCCAGTTGACTTAACAGAGGACCTAGCGGAAGAAAATGGCTTCACTGTTGATAAAGAAGGCTTCGAGACGTACATGCAGGAACAACGGGAACGTGCTCGTAATGCTCGTCAAGACGAGAATAGCATGAATGTTCAAGGTGGAGATTTAGCAGAGTTTAAGGAAGCTAGTGAATTTGTTGGTTATAGTAATCTAAACACGGATAGCTCTGTGTTGGGCTTATTTATCAATCGTGAGAAAACAAATTTCGCTTCTGTAGATCAGGAATGTCAAATCATACTTGATCGCACACCGTTCTATGCGGAGAGTGGTGGACAAGCAGCAGATGTTGGGTATATTAAAGGAAAAGACGGAGTAGGTAAAGTGGTTGACGTTCAAAAAGGCCCCAATGGACAGCATGTTCATAAGGTTTTCATTGAGCAGGGTACAATTCAATTGAATGAATCCGTTGTAGCAACAGTAGATGGTGAACACCGCAAGCAAATTATTAAAAACCATACAGCAACTCACATATTGCATAAGGCACTAAAGGAAGTCCTTGGGGACCATGTAAATCAAGCGGGATCTCAAGTGTCTAGTGATCGTCTGCGTTTTGACTTCTCACATTTATCTGCTGTTACGCAAGAAGAACTGCGTCGCATTGAACGTATCGTTAATGAGCAAATTTGGGAAAGTACGCAAGTAAATTGCCAAATTACTGATATCGAAACTGCGAAACAGAAGGGTGCAACAGCACTATTTGGTGAAAAATATGGAAACGAAGTGAGAGTCGTTTCTGTAGGAGATTATAGCATGGAGTTATGTGGTGGATGCCATGTGGATAATACGGCAGAAATCGGACTATTTAAGATTGCGAGTGAGTATGGAATTGGCGCTGGTATCCGAAGAATTGAAGCCTTTACTAGTAAGAAAGCCTTTTCTTTCTTTGATGAAAAGTATACAATGATGGAAGATATTGCAAATCAATTAAAGACCAAAGTCGATGATATGCCAAAACGCGTATCCCAAGTGTTAGATGAACTTAGAAGCGCGCAAAAGGAAAATGAGTCACTCAAAGGTAAACTCAGTCACTATGAAGCTAGTGGGCTAATTGACCAGATTCAGGATGTGAATGGAGTACCGATTTTAGCACAAGTTATTGAAAATGTAGATATGGATGAGCTTCGTATTGTAGTCGATGAGCTTAAGCAAAAGGTTACTTCCGGCGTCATTCTTCTTGGTAGTACGAAACAAGATAAGGTAAGCTTAGTTGCCTATGTGACGAAAGACTTTATCGCAAAAGGAGTTCATGCTGGAAACCTAATTAAGGAAATTGCTACGATCTGTGGTGGCGGTGGCGGTGGACGTCCAGATATGGCTCAGGCAGGTGGTAAGGACCCGTCGAAATTAAGTGCAGCAATTGAGAAAGTTTCTGAGGTTGTTTTAGGTCAGATTAAATAA
- a CDS encoding AI-2E family transporter — protein sequence MSAIFSIIKGAFLPFIVSIIIAYLLNPLVNILHQKGFSRLTAVLFIYIVSILGIVLLFIQYIPDFIVQLKEFAEQVPELMKSLENGINTYYQNRDIFPESVQFGIEASLYRVEEGITESISNFLSYLGNSLPKIMAFIVVPFVVFYMLKDLQVLENFIITLFPKKYRREMLKLFRNIDEALGNYVRGQITVCVVVGVLSYIGYRIIDIKYPLLLALLVAITNIIPYLGPIIGAAPALFIAATVSPVMIIKVLVVNIIVQQLEGNVISPQIIGKKLHLHPLSIIFVLLLGGQIAGLFGLIFAVPILAVGKVVTQHVVSYYMQKKE from the coding sequence TTGTCAGCAATTTTTTCTATTATAAAGGGGGCATTTTTACCGTTCATTGTATCAATCATCATTGCATACCTTTTAAATCCCCTAGTAAATATCTTACATCAAAAGGGATTCTCGCGTTTGACAGCAGTGCTTTTTATTTATATCGTGAGTATTTTAGGGATTGTCTTGTTATTCATACAATACATTCCAGATTTTATCGTGCAATTAAAGGAATTTGCTGAACAAGTTCCAGAATTAATGAAGAGTCTAGAAAACGGCATCAATACATACTACCAAAATCGCGATATCTTCCCTGAAAGCGTTCAATTTGGAATAGAAGCTTCACTATACAGAGTAGAAGAGGGTATTACGGAATCTATTTCGAATTTTCTATCGTATCTTGGAAATAGTTTGCCTAAGATTATGGCTTTTATCGTAGTACCATTTGTTGTTTTCTATATGCTTAAAGATCTTCAAGTGCTTGAGAATTTTATCATCACATTATTTCCTAAGAAATATCGTCGAGAAATGCTTAAGTTATTTCGAAATATCGATGAGGCTTTAGGGAATTACGTACGAGGACAAATTACAGTTTGTGTTGTGGTTGGTGTCTTAAGTTACATTGGATATAGGATTATTGATATTAAGTACCCTCTGTTATTAGCACTGTTAGTTGCCATTACTAATATTATTCCATATCTAGGACCTATCATTGGTGCAGCACCCGCGCTTTTTATCGCAGCCACCGTGTCCCCTGTCATGATTATTAAAGTGTTAGTCGTCAATATTATTGTTCAACAGTTGGAAGGAAACGTGATTTCACCGCAAATCATCGGCAAAAAACTTCATCTTCATCCTTTGAGTATTATTTTTGTGCTCTTGTTAGGTGGGCAAATTGCTGGCTTGTTTGGACTTATATTCGCGGTACCGATTCTAGCAGTAGGAAAGGTAGTCACTCAACATGTAGTGAGTTACTATATGCAAAAGAAAGAGTGA
- the ruvX gene encoding Holliday junction resolvase RuvX, translated as MRVMGLDLGDKTIGVAVSDEMKWTAQGIETIQRRKLESDLNRINELIKEYNVVKIVLGFPKNMNGTIGPRGEIVREFGQLLEQTYHIDVAYWDERLSTVAAERTLLEADVSRKKRKQVIDKLAAVIILQGYLDTQQGK; from the coding sequence ATGAGGGTTATGGGATTAGACCTTGGGGACAAGACTATTGGAGTCGCTGTTAGTGATGAGATGAAATGGACAGCCCAAGGGATTGAGACGATCCAACGAAGAAAGCTGGAAAGTGACCTCAATCGAATAAATGAACTCATAAAAGAGTATAATGTTGTAAAGATTGTCTTAGGCTTTCCTAAGAACATGAATGGAACCATCGGCCCACGAGGGGAAATAGTCCGCGAGTTTGGACAGCTTCTCGAGCAGACGTATCATATCGATGTGGCTTATTGGGATGAAAGGTTATCTACGGTTGCTGCTGAAAGAACTTTACTTGAAGCTGACGTAAGTCGGAAAAAGCGCAAGCAAGTGATTGATAAGCTCGCAGCCGTGATTATATTACAAGGGTACTTAGATACTCAACAAGGAAAATAG
- a CDS encoding IreB family regulatory phosphoprotein yields MSSNFDNSSMDHTMKFDVKVDDKELQPREVVLTVYEALKEKGYHPINQIVGYILSGDPAYIPRHNNARNLIRKIERDDLIEELVTSYLQQHKKDK; encoded by the coding sequence ATGAGTTCCAACTTTGATAATTCATCCATGGATCATACAATGAAGTTTGATGTAAAGGTAGATGATAAAGAACTACAACCCCGCGAAGTGGTTTTGACGGTTTATGAAGCATTGAAAGAAAAGGGATATCATCCAATTAACCAAATTGTAGGATATATTTTGTCTGGAGATCCAGCTTATATACCAAGACATAATAACGCGCGGAACCTCATTCGAAAGATTGAACGGGATGATTTAATTGAGGAACTAGTTACCTCCTATCTTCAGCAGCACAAAAAGGATAAATAA
- a CDS encoding copper amine oxidase N-terminal domain-containing protein produces the protein MANIRVVVNGSQVSFDQEPIIVNDRILVPIRAIAESLGTTVEWQEPYVIITKGEKKVTLTINSTTAYNENRQVFFMEQPPIIINGRTLVSLRFVAEALGASVTWDDNNKVVTIISDEDLAGLEQSIAGDNYYKLYDPIIGPSIGPAYEEAEQYVLEQRLLNHIKEIQYTYIRFNEFGSYNTMVIGNDEVDNEKAVWLVKDKYTDDITVTGSTILKDGISQEIVFSVLKNKEIDRESISKIYIAPYEKNQIYWFVIAEKGETKCYYCLDFYTGDIVIELSVK, from the coding sequence ATGGCAAACATTAGAGTTGTTGTAAATGGGAGCCAAGTTAGTTTTGATCAAGAACCTATTATTGTCAATGATAGAATCCTAGTTCCTATACGTGCCATAGCTGAGTCTCTTGGAACCACCGTAGAGTGGCAAGAACCATATGTGATTATTACAAAAGGGGAGAAAAAAGTAACATTAACAATCAATTCCACGACAGCTTACAACGAAAACAGGCAAGTATTTTTTATGGAACAACCACCGATTATTATCAACGGACGTACATTGGTATCTCTTCGTTTTGTGGCGGAAGCTCTTGGGGCAAGTGTCACTTGGGACGATAACAACAAGGTAGTTACTATTATATCGGATGAGGACTTAGCAGGGTTAGAACAATCGATTGCAGGAGACAATTACTATAAGCTTTATGACCCAATTATTGGTCCTTCTATAGGCCCTGCATATGAGGAAGCAGAACAGTATGTTTTGGAACAACGACTATTAAATCATATAAAAGAAATACAATACACTTATATTCGTTTTAATGAGTTTGGAAGTTATAATACGATGGTTATAGGAAACGATGAAGTAGATAATGAAAAAGCTGTTTGGTTAGTCAAAGATAAGTATACCGATGACATTACCGTAACAGGTTCGACTATACTTAAGGATGGTATTTCCCAAGAGATAGTTTTTTCTGTATTGAAAAACAAAGAAATTGATAGAGAGAGTATTAGTAAAATATATATTGCTCCTTATGAAAAAAATCAAATCTATTGGTTTGTTATTGCAGAAAAGGGTGAAACGAAGTGTTATTACTGCTTAGATTTTTACACGGGTGATATTGTTATAGAATTAAGCGTTAAATAG
- a CDS encoding aldo/keto reductase has product MCLGTLTMGPLQKQLSIDKGAELIVEAVKLGVNILDTAELYQTYPYIKKAISMIPKEHKPLIISKSYAYTKEMMKQSIERAISEMDTDHVDVFLMHEQETELTIRGHMEAYEYLLEAKQQKIIHAVGISCHSIEAVRCATNLEGVDCIMPIYNQKGIGIIDGTLDEMTKAISGAHSKGIGIIGMKALAGGHLLGNARQALDFALSCDTLDTIAIGVQSYEELLFNVTCFQQAPINPELAAKVQAQPRKLWIEEWCEGCGKCVQRCTANALMIVNDQVVVDHSKCRLCGYCGSVCPGFFIKVV; this is encoded by the coding sequence ATGTGTCTCGGCACTTTAACTATGGGACCACTACAAAAACAATTATCCATTGATAAAGGCGCGGAATTAATAGTTGAGGCAGTAAAGTTAGGTGTGAATATCCTTGATACTGCTGAGCTATACCAGACGTATCCATATATAAAAAAAGCAATTTCCATGATTCCTAAGGAACATAAGCCGCTTATTATTAGTAAGTCCTATGCTTATACTAAGGAAATGATGAAACAAAGCATAGAGCGCGCAATCTCGGAAATGGATACAGACCATGTAGATGTATTTCTTATGCATGAACAGGAGACTGAGCTTACAATTCGTGGTCACATGGAGGCTTACGAATACCTGTTAGAAGCAAAACAACAGAAAATCATTCATGCCGTTGGCATATCTTGTCATTCGATTGAGGCGGTTCGGTGTGCGACAAACCTTGAAGGGGTTGATTGTATTATGCCAATATACAATCAAAAGGGGATAGGGATTATCGATGGCACATTGGATGAGATGACGAAGGCAATCTCCGGAGCACATAGCAAGGGTATTGGTATCATCGGGATGAAGGCACTAGCTGGAGGTCATTTGTTAGGAAATGCACGTCAAGCACTTGATTTTGCTCTGAGTTGTGATACACTTGATACGATTGCTATTGGAGTACAGAGTTATGAAGAGCTTCTTTTTAACGTTACTTGTTTTCAACAAGCTCCAATAAATCCTGAATTAGCCGCTAAGGTGCAAGCACAACCCAGAAAACTATGGATTGAAGAATGGTGTGAAGGGTGTGGAAAGTGTGTGCAGCGATGCACTGCTAATGCCCTGATGATTGTGAACGATCAAGTGGTGGTGGATCACAGCAAATGTAGACTTTGTGGATACTGTGGATCGGTATGTCCAGGTTTTTTCATTAAAGTTGTGTAA
- a CDS encoding methyl-accepting chemotaxis protein, translating into MQVFSGLRGKMIIAIILVVVVNMAIVMGFLQFILKESGESAAQIKAKSDLATGRAIIEATYPGDWEVRGEQLYKGNILMNEHFEIVDYIGQLTGNTVTIFLGDTRITTNVITKEGKRAVGTQISETVGNAVLKRGETYVGEADVVGHIYQTAYEPIRNKAGDIIGIWYVGTSKEFVSNMVWTTQKGMIYIALGAIVISILQAIFVANNFAKAIQKIAEGISLAANRNFSHRIQMNRKDEIGELATAYNSMAEKIGTLINEVRDSATLVLESATDLDIASSEQATASESIAATVDEISNGAGMQSNATEDTVRIVTNINERITKIADNATEAFNSSNQSVKMADDGKGKIAGSITQMEQINKKSHDTAMIMKNLSERSGQIGNIIGLISNIAEQTNLLALNASIEAARAGEHGRGFAVVADEVRKLAEQSSQATGQIGGLIQDIQNEVEKAVKEVEGNVHSIESGVASVREAGNFFEDLRNSSNDVSLKIKEISDSVLNIQNVTKDLVYKVDEINEIARQTAIGTESMASMSEEQSATLQEISATVSQMRKTTEDLKNQVDCFNC; encoded by the coding sequence ATGCAAGTATTTTCAGGCTTACGGGGAAAAATGATTATTGCGATTATTCTAGTTGTTGTTGTGAACATGGCAATTGTTATGGGATTCTTACAGTTTATACTAAAAGAAAGCGGCGAAAGTGCTGCGCAAATCAAGGCAAAGTCTGATTTAGCAACAGGTAGAGCGATTATCGAAGCTACTTACCCAGGTGACTGGGAGGTTCGTGGGGAGCAACTGTATAAAGGTAACATATTAATGAATGAGCATTTCGAAATCGTTGATTACATTGGGCAACTTACTGGCAATACAGTAACAATTTTTTTAGGCGATACGAGAATCACTACAAACGTAATCACCAAGGAAGGAAAACGTGCGGTAGGTACACAAATCTCTGAAACAGTAGGAAATGCAGTTCTTAAACGTGGAGAAACGTACGTAGGAGAAGCAGATGTAGTAGGGCACATCTATCAGACAGCTTACGAGCCAATTCGTAACAAAGCAGGAGATATTATCGGAATTTGGTATGTAGGTACATCCAAAGAATTCGTATCAAACATGGTTTGGACAACACAAAAAGGGATGATATATATTGCCCTTGGTGCAATTGTAATCTCTATTCTTCAAGCGATTTTTGTCGCAAATAACTTTGCAAAGGCGATTCAGAAGATAGCTGAAGGAATCTCTTTAGCGGCGAACCGTAATTTTAGCCATCGCATCCAAATGAACAGAAAAGATGAGATTGGTGAATTAGCTACAGCATATAACTCCATGGCAGAGAAAATCGGAACATTGATCAATGAAGTAAGGGACAGCGCTACGTTAGTCCTTGAATCGGCTACTGATTTAGATATTGCTTCTAGCGAACAAGCAACTGCTAGCGAAAGTATCGCTGCTACAGTTGATGAAATATCGAATGGTGCAGGTATGCAATCGAATGCTACGGAAGATACGGTGAGAATCGTAACGAATATTAACGAACGTATTACAAAAATTGCAGATAACGCAACAGAAGCATTCAATAGTTCGAATCAGTCGGTAAAGATGGCAGATGACGGAAAAGGGAAAATTGCTGGTTCAATCACACAAATGGAGCAAATCAACAAGAAGAGTCATGACACAGCAATGATTATGAAGAATTTAAGTGAACGTTCCGGACAAATCGGCAATATTATTGGTTTGATTTCTAATATTGCGGAACAAACGAATCTTTTAGCATTAAACGCGAGTATTGAAGCAGCGCGCGCAGGTGAACATGGACGTGGCTTTGCAGTTGTTGCCGATGAGGTACGTAAATTAGCAGAACAATCATCCCAAGCGACAGGCCAAATTGGTGGCTTGATTCAAGATATACAGAACGAAGTAGAAAAGGCAGTAAAAGAAGTGGAAGGAAACGTACATAGTATCGAGAGTGGAGTGGCAAGTGTTCGGGAAGCAGGTAATTTCTTCGAAGACTTAAGAAACTCTTCCAATGATGTGAGTCTGAAGATTAAAGAAATTAGCGATTCCGTACTCAATATTCAAAATGTTACGAAGGATTTAGTCTACAAGGTTGATGAGATTAACGAAATTGCTAGACAAACGGCCATAGGTACAGAAAGCATGGCTTCTATGTCAGAAGAACAAAGTGCAACATTACAAGAAATCAGCGCTACGGTTAGTCAAATGAGAAAGACTACAGAAGATTTGAAAAACCAAGTCGATTGTTTTAATTGCTAG
- a CDS encoding O-methyltransferase, whose translation MIDSQLVTYIQGLQPIRKPIYTQLESIAKEEGIPIIYPETGYFLELLCKIQQPKRILEVGTAVGYSALWMLDATNAVIDTIEIDSERVKRAQQLFEENHYANRIKVHEGDAIDVLPILAQDMQYDFVFIDAAKGQYVKYFDVIDQMTSKGAIVVTDNVFFHGMVPGIVEPTKKLASLVKKIQSYNVKLQHLENWHTTFYSIGDGIAVSIKISDTND comes from the coding sequence TTGATAGATAGTCAATTAGTTACATACATACAAGGATTACAACCTATTAGAAAACCAATCTACACACAACTTGAATCGATTGCGAAAGAGGAAGGAATCCCGATTATTTATCCAGAAACGGGATATTTTCTAGAATTACTATGTAAAATTCAACAGCCGAAACGCATCCTTGAGGTAGGAACAGCCGTTGGCTATTCAGCGCTATGGATGTTAGATGCGACGAACGCAGTGATTGATACGATTGAGATTGATTCGGAACGTGTAAAGCGTGCCCAACAGTTGTTCGAAGAAAATCACTATGCCAATCGCATTAAAGTTCATGAGGGGGATGCAATTGATGTTCTCCCTATTCTTGCCCAAGATATGCAGTATGACTTTGTATTTATTGATGCGGCAAAGGGGCAATATGTGAAATACTTTGATGTCATCGATCAAATGACTAGTAAGGGTGCGATTGTTGTCACGGATAATGTGTTTTTTCACGGAATGGTACCTGGAATTGTGGAACCAACGAAAAAGCTTGCTTCCCTGGTAAAGAAAATACAGTCCTATAACGTGAAACTACAGCATCTAGAAAATTGGCATACGACATTTTATTCCATTGGTGATGGAATTGCTGTAAGTATAAAAATAAGCGATACAAACGATTGA
- the mltG gene encoding endolytic transglycosylase MltG, translating into MNQTIIKYIMIALATLILVLGIGSYIAYQHFLDEIKPVEGSAIVELTIPKGTSIMKTAAILHENGLIKNANYFIYYIKWKHSGIQFIAGDYRLQQGSTVDEILRSLSSGEVVRNTIRFTIPEGYTVEQTAAKLAAEGFVNEEKFLEAADALDYNYWFISEIPTDTPSKYNLEGFLFPETYEMVQGSTERQIIERMLSQFEKEFIQDWKTELQEKGISLYETMIMASIVEREAMVDKERAKIAGVFYNRLRTSPSWKLESCATVQYALGKQKARITFADLEIDSPFNTYKHEGLPPAPIASPGRASIRAAVLPEQHDYFFFVTKKDGSNEHHFSKTLSEHLKNDAQSRGSW; encoded by the coding sequence ATGAATCAAACAATCATAAAATATATCATGATAGCTCTCGCAACTTTAATACTTGTGTTAGGAATAGGAAGTTACATTGCATATCAACATTTTTTAGACGAGATTAAACCCGTTGAAGGAAGTGCAATTGTAGAGCTTACGATTCCTAAAGGAACCAGTATAATGAAAACGGCAGCTATACTCCACGAAAATGGACTAATTAAAAATGCAAACTATTTTATTTATTATATCAAATGGAAACACAGCGGAATTCAATTCATAGCAGGCGATTACCGTTTACAACAGGGGAGCACTGTTGACGAGATTTTACGCTCTTTAAGCTCTGGTGAAGTAGTCCGTAATACCATCCGATTCACCATACCTGAAGGTTATACAGTAGAACAAACGGCAGCTAAATTAGCCGCTGAGGGATTCGTTAATGAAGAGAAATTTTTGGAAGCAGCAGATGCTTTAGATTACAACTATTGGTTTATATCGGAGATACCAACAGATACACCCTCGAAATACAATTTAGAAGGCTTTTTATTCCCTGAGACCTATGAAATGGTACAAGGATCTACAGAAAGACAGATCATAGAACGTATGTTAAGCCAGTTTGAAAAAGAATTTATTCAAGACTGGAAAACAGAATTACAGGAAAAGGGAATTTCCCTGTACGAGACAATGATTATGGCTTCTATTGTCGAACGTGAAGCGATGGTGGATAAAGAACGTGCTAAGATCGCAGGTGTGTTTTATAACCGCTTGAGAACAAGCCCATCATGGAAATTAGAGTCTTGTGCGACTGTCCAATATGCATTGGGGAAACAAAAAGCACGGATTACATTTGCTGATCTTGAAATTGATAGTCCTTTTAACACGTATAAACATGAGGGATTACCACCAGCACCAATCGCAAGTCCTGGGAGGGCCTCTATCCGAGCTGCTGTCCTACCAGAACAACATGACTATTTCTTTTTTGTTACTAAGAAAGACGGATCTAATGAACATCACTTCTCGAAGACCCTTTCGGAACATTTGAAGAACGATGCTCAGAGTAGGGGTTCTTGGTAA